One Ignisphaera sp. DNA window includes the following coding sequences:
- a CDS encoding glycosyltransferase family A protein — MRVCIYGTVFNNAQYVEESIKSVFNPSYDIVIVDSYSTDGTWEKLLELRKEYNLTLYRYRSSRGLGRHIALYKCPEGSITAYFDLDTIYSTAFHRIIGYAENIDPVYAYGTLVGRREYILSRGGWKDFMVGEDIDLFVRVGFKVSFPIPLGLNAPAGLKLHAREKRYARGFLEHVKRVVKGYLDYYYSNGYTPPQLFIFKVRSGILLSPMSTLLYFIKGSNRYFKNFSNRAGFEIMLLFKMRNPREIGIDDALLCVGVSTETIKMLGGVREIDNIVLNRVGKAYRASLKLTTLKILYFKSVNVIPYAEGLFNKVESIDVVEP; from the coding sequence CTGAGAGTATGCATCTATGGAACTGTTTTCAACAATGCCCAATATGTTGAGGAATCCATTAAATCGGTGTTTAACCCTAGCTACGACATAGTCATAGTAGACTCTTATTCAACCGATGGGACGTGGGAGAAGTTGTTGGAGCTTAGGAAAGAATACAACTTAACTCTATACAGATATAGATCTTCAAGGGGGTTGGGGAGGCATATAGCTCTATATAAATGCCCAGAGGGCTCTATTACGGCGTACTTCGACCTTGACACGATATACTCAACTGCTTTCCATAGAATAATCGGGTACGCAGAAAACATAGACCCTGTCTACGCATACGGTACCTTGGTAGGAAGAAGAGAGTATATCTTGTCTAGGGGTGGCTGGAAAGACTTTATGGTGGGAGAGGATATAGACCTCTTTGTTAGAGTAGGGTTTAAGGTGTCTTTTCCCATACCCCTAGGCCTAAATGCTCCTGCAGGGCTTAAACTCCATGCAAGAGAGAAAAGATATGCTAGGGGGTTTCTAGAACACGTAAAAAGGGTTGTAAAAGGATATTTAGATTATTACTATTCTAATGGATATACTCCACCCCAGCTCTTCATTTTTAAAGTTAGAAGCGGCATATTACTGTCGCCAATGTCCACCCTCCTCTACTTTATTAAGGGATCTAATCGCTATTTCAAAAACTTCAGTAATCGAGCTGGATTTGAAATAATGCTTCTCTTCAAGATGAGAAATCCCCGTGAAATAGGTATCGACGATGCACTGTTATGTGTTGGGGTAAGCACTGAAACGATAAAGATGCTAGGAGGAGTTAGGGAAATCGATAATATTGTTTTGAATAGAGTTGGAAAAGCCTATAGGGCATCACTCAAGTTAACAACGCTAAAAATACTATATTTTAAGAGCGTGAATGTTATTCCATATGCAGAAGGCTTGTTCAACAAGGTAGAATCAATAGATGTAGTGGAACCTTAA
- a CDS encoding type II toxin-antitoxin system VapC family toxin, translated as MKNIVLDASAVVKWFVREDEFEEMKRVRDLIVGSKVRAYIPALLFIEVSNALRYTEGLTPEDIIKAIGALQKLGLEVVNDSELLEDAIRIAFEKEITVYDSIYLSLAKRVGGVVITYDREMLNKSGGIAMKASAFLKQFATA; from the coding sequence ATGAAGAACATTGTTCTAGATGCTAGCGCTGTTGTTAAGTGGTTTGTGAGGGAAGATGAATTTGAGGAGATGAAGAGGGTCAGGGATTTAATCGTAGGCAGTAAGGTGAGGGCATATATCCCGGCACTACTATTTATAGAGGTTTCCAATGCTCTTAGATACACCGAGGGCCTAACACCCGAAGACATTATTAAAGCCATTGGCGCTCTTCAAAAACTTGGACTAGAGGTTGTAAATGATTCCGAGTTGCTCGAGGACGCTATTAGGATAGCCTTTGAGAAGGAGATCACAGTATACGACTCGATATATCTATCGCTGGCAAAGAGAGTGGGCGGAGTTGTTATAACATACGATAGGGAGATGCTCAACAAGAGCGGGGGTATAGCCATGAAGGCAAGTGCCTTCCTAAAACAATTTGCAACAGCATAA
- a CDS encoding proton-conducting transporter membrane subunit translates to MISYEQLLILVTLSSVTLMALATIVLKRLGRRYDFIPIYIAVATTLVQMAIALSIRGLTGFVGVVSALVSLISEGYIISIRRYIYTPRKVLISMLLILFNSLTMLVVLAATTQVNDIIKLFIYWEGLGYTTIAALNIRHTREEYEATMKYVLVCVIGSLIALIGIVLSVAECGSTSITAILSRASVPSKMFIVIGFLTEAAVFPFYFWVPDADVSMLSTLAIMHMGAVTPVATYVAGLFAYNGGELIRNMVSALSILTAFIGSLASLFQSDFRRLLAYSTVAHMNYLVLAFANNVVDYGALHILAHALSKVPVFLIAYTMLEMMQIREVGYAYMWNNSLARYVIVASSLGLLGLPPFLTFWSELFIFLKIFALGSIFHLYAALFFIVIVVSTGYAFKIIYSCVKKSESDGDRMSVQNPKAALLLLATTSSASIILFMLQSYIISYFF, encoded by the coding sequence CACTACATTAGTGCAGATGGCAATAGCTCTTAGCATCCGTGGTTTAACTGGGTTTGTGGGGGTTGTTTCAGCGCTTGTATCGCTTATTTCAGAAGGCTATATAATATCCATTAGAAGGTATATCTACACTCCTAGGAAGGTTCTTATTTCAATGCTTCTCATCCTGTTCAATTCTCTTACAATGCTGGTAGTGCTTGCAGCAACAACCCAGGTTAACGACATTATTAAGCTGTTCATCTATTGGGAGGGGCTGGGTTACACAACTATAGCGGCTTTGAATATTCGCCACACAAGAGAAGAATATGAGGCAACAATGAAGTATGTTCTGGTGTGTGTTATAGGCTCTCTAATAGCTTTGATAGGAATTGTTCTAAGTGTAGCTGAATGCGGCTCGACATCGATTACAGCAATCTTGAGTAGGGCCTCTGTTCCATCGAAAATGTTCATTGTCATAGGTTTTCTGACAGAAGCGGCTGTGTTTCCATTCTACTTCTGGGTGCCCGACGCCGACGTGTCAATGCTTTCAACGTTAGCAATAATGCATATGGGGGCGGTAACACCAGTTGCAACCTATGTTGCCGGGCTTTTTGCGTATAATGGTGGCGAGCTCATTCGAAACATGGTCTCAGCCCTCTCTATTCTAACAGCTTTTATAGGTTCGCTAGCCTCGCTGTTCCAAAGCGATTTCAGGAGACTGCTAGCCTACAGCACTGTGGCGCACATGAACTACCTTGTCTTGGCATTTGCAAACAATGTTGTTGACTATGGAGCTCTTCACATTCTGGCACATGCTCTATCAAAAGTACCTGTCTTCCTAATAGCATATACAATGCTGGAAATGATGCAAATCCGCGAGGTTGGATATGCTTACATGTGGAACAATAGTCTTGCAAGATATGTTATAGTAGCATCTTCTCTAGGGCTTCTGGGGCTACCCCCATTCCTAACATTCTGGTCAGAGCTATTCATCTTCCTAAAAATTTTTGCATTGGGTAGCATCTTTCATCTCTACGCTGCACTATTTTTCATCGTCATCGTAGTGTCCACGGGGTACGCCTTCAAAATAATATACTCGTGCGTCAAAAAATCGGAGAGCGATGGAGATAGAATGAGTGTTCAAAACCCGAAAGCAGCACTACTACTACTTGCAACAACATCATCAGCATCTATAATACTCTTCATGTTGCAGAGCTACATCATTTCATACTTCTTCTAA